The genomic window CAGGCCGATGACGCCGAGTACCTCGACAGCACCCACCTGACCCTCGACCAGGTGGTGTCGAAGGTGCTGGCCCTCTACGAGACGCGGGTTGCCGCCGCGGGCGCGTGAACACGCCTGTCGTCGCCCTCCTCGAGGCGCTGCTGCGGCGCGCGCTGCCCGCGCTCTTCGACTACCAGGTGCACGGTCTCGAGCACGTTCCCCGCGGCCCCGCCATCATTGCGAGCAACCA from Pseudomonadota bacterium includes these protein-coding regions:
- a CDS encoding 1-acyl-sn-glycerol-3-phosphate acyltransferase, yielding MNTPVVALLEALLRRALPALFDYQVHGLEHVPRGPAIIASN